In the genome of Cellvibrio sp. KY-YJ-3, one region contains:
- a CDS encoding ATP-binding protein — translation MNRAFISLYFFIVASVVLIGWGLNQFWENLAPEQQPTAEIVALLQLIEQDLLSQQPQPNDGYAQRAQQIAAHLAVDLELLSLDDVAQSAALQQLHAGEILASRSDSHIIWYQRLAQTDQVMMLMLPLGDESGAPLYRLLLILFYLAIALVIYIWVWPLSRDSKKLEFQTRTLGKDGVPDTLKISPASTLYPLAQAFNHMAQRLRELIASHREMTNAVSHELRTPLARMKFALALLDEQQLDEKNRRQLRSVEQDVAEMEALISALLMYAGFEQKTQQLQQTPGHMMDMLAEIGARFHRHNERQLQLEIIDKTQGQEFSCEWKLMETVLQNLINNAARYATHTIRVELTQTAIHYCIAVEDDGPGIAAEQRDKVFESFVRLYGESTSNTATGGFGLGLAIVKRIMQWHHGGAVFVDPQTLSGARAEIRWPKTFT, via the coding sequence ATGAACCGCGCCTTTATTTCCCTGTATTTTTTTATTGTCGCCTCGGTAGTATTAATTGGCTGGGGGCTCAATCAATTTTGGGAAAACCTCGCGCCCGAGCAGCAACCGACAGCGGAAATCGTGGCGCTGCTGCAATTGATCGAGCAGGATTTATTAAGCCAACAACCACAGCCAAATGATGGCTATGCACAGCGCGCGCAGCAAATTGCCGCGCACCTCGCGGTGGATCTGGAGTTATTATCGCTGGACGATGTGGCGCAATCGGCCGCGCTGCAGCAATTGCACGCCGGTGAAATTCTGGCGAGTCGCAGTGACAGTCATATCATTTGGTATCAACGCCTTGCGCAAACTGATCAAGTGATGATGTTGATGTTGCCCTTAGGCGATGAAAGCGGCGCGCCTTTGTATCGGCTGTTGCTAATTTTGTTTTATCTCGCGATTGCGCTGGTGATTTATATTTGGGTGTGGCCACTCTCGCGCGATAGTAAAAAACTGGAATTCCAAACCCGCACTCTGGGCAAAGACGGTGTACCCGACACCCTAAAAATTTCCCCTGCCTCTACCCTCTACCCTCTGGCGCAAGCGTTTAATCACATGGCCCAGCGGTTGCGCGAATTAATTGCTTCGCACCGCGAGATGACCAACGCTGTATCCCACGAATTGCGCACGCCGCTGGCGCGGATGAAATTTGCTTTGGCATTACTCGATGAACAACAGCTCGATGAAAAAAATCGCCGTCAATTGCGCAGTGTGGAGCAGGATGTGGCGGAAATGGAGGCACTGATTAGCGCGCTGTTAATGTATGCCGGCTTTGAACAAAAAACCCAACAGCTGCAGCAAACACCGGGACATATGATGGATATGCTCGCTGAGATCGGCGCGCGTTTTCATCGCCACAATGAACGGCAGTTGCAGTTGGAAATTATCGACAAAACCCAAGGTCAGGAATTTAGCTGCGAGTGGAAGCTGATGGAAACCGTGCTGCAAAACCTGATCAACAATGCCGCGCGCTACGCCACTCACACCATTCGCGTGGAGCTGACACAAACTGCTATTCACTATTGTATTGCGGTAGAAGATGACGGCCCCGGCATTGCTGCCGAACAACGCGACAAAGTTTTTGAATCCTTTGTACGCCTTTATGGCGAAAGCACCAGCAATACCGCCACCGGCGGTTTTGGCCTGGGTCTTGCCATAGTAAAACGCATTATGCAGTGGCATCACGGCGGCGCGGTATTTGTTGACCCCCAGACCCTGAGCGGCGCGCGGGCGGAGATTCGATGGCCGAAAACTTTTACCTGA
- a CDS encoding DUF1444 family protein has product MKNCPHCDQRPISFGAWCNGINSLVCHCAHCGEKLKASAATWVSTVLIVIAMVAVVAAGIMIFGLSIRTDQLKLILLVSLPVVVGCFIGYHFGGYSAASSLLSKTEFTGLYSKSLLARYPQAQIQVSDELTITINNVNGFEVNMHLGNAYSAYSSGTRPLDVVINEQLASFETIVKPETAKTREHIFPVVRSADFIAASKQQLQDAGFSGGDLPFCYEPINQDLFLLYVLDTETGMQFLSPDALEKFGIQREQLNQVGLEYLKMHFAQCNAQLEPIDTQGKGKLYRFRVDGNYDASLLVFPTKIAEVAEAIGDTPVIFIPARDTVLIAGQSDAEAIEFAAQLAEKGYAELAYAISPYGYVVGESGCERYR; this is encoded by the coding sequence ATGAAAAATTGTCCGCATTGCGATCAGCGCCCCATTTCGTTTGGCGCTTGGTGTAATGGTATTAATTCGCTGGTCTGCCATTGCGCACACTGTGGCGAAAAATTAAAAGCCAGTGCTGCTACCTGGGTGTCTACCGTTTTGATTGTGATTGCTATGGTTGCGGTGGTTGCTGCGGGAATAATGATCTTCGGGTTAAGTATTCGCACTGATCAATTGAAATTAATTCTGTTGGTGTCACTACCGGTTGTTGTAGGTTGTTTTATCGGATATCACTTCGGCGGTTATAGCGCTGCATCATCCCTATTGAGTAAAACAGAATTCACCGGTTTGTATAGCAAATCATTACTTGCCCGTTATCCCCAGGCGCAGATACAAGTCAGCGACGAGCTGACGATCACCATTAACAACGTAAATGGTTTTGAAGTGAATATGCATTTGGGTAACGCCTATAGTGCCTATAGCTCCGGCACGCGGCCTTTGGATGTTGTGATCAACGAGCAGCTCGCCAGTTTTGAAACCATTGTTAAACCGGAAACCGCGAAAACCCGCGAGCATATTTTTCCGGTAGTGCGCTCCGCCGATTTCATCGCGGCCAGTAAACAGCAATTACAAGATGCAGGATTTTCAGGTGGCGATTTGCCATTCTGCTACGAGCCTATCAACCAGGATCTATTTTTGTTATACGTGTTGGATACTGAAACTGGTATGCAATTTCTGAGTCCAGATGCGTTAGAAAAATTCGGTATTCAGCGTGAGCAATTAAACCAGGTGGGACTGGAATACCTCAAAATGCATTTTGCACAGTGCAATGCACAACTGGAGCCGATTGATACCCAAGGAAAAGGCAAACTCTATCGCTTCCGCGTGGATGGCAACTACGACGCATCGCTATTGGTATTTCCCACAAAAATTGCCGAAGTCGCAGAGGCGATTGGCGATACGCCCGTCATTTTTATTCCCGCGCGCGATACGGTGTTAATTGCCGGTCAAAGTGATGCGGAAGCGATCGAATTTGCTGCGCAGCTTGCTGAAAAAGGTTACGCAGAACTTGCTTATGCTATTAGCCCGTATGGATATGTGGTTGGTGAATCCGGGTGTGAGAGATATCGATAA
- a CDS encoding winged helix-turn-helix domain-containing protein: protein MSHNNLILLVEDDRRLAQLVKDFLESNDFQVAIEENGNRVLRQAQNLNPALIVLDLMLPGKDGLTLCKELRPQFKGPILMLTARDSDVDQVLGLEYGADDYVIKPAEPRVLLARIRALLRRYYQNDPREQEALNFGELCIQPTARKVLLAGQEVVLSSHEYDLLLALAAQAGQILSREFLFNHIYNREYDGLDRTIDVRISQLRKKLNDNPDNPTRIKTIWGKGYLFIADAWQ, encoded by the coding sequence ATGTCGCACAACAATTTAATTTTATTGGTTGAAGATGACCGCCGTCTGGCGCAGCTGGTAAAAGATTTTCTAGAGAGCAATGATTTTCAGGTTGCAATTGAGGAAAACGGCAATCGGGTATTGCGTCAAGCGCAAAACTTGAATCCCGCTTTGATCGTATTGGACTTGATGTTGCCCGGTAAAGATGGACTGACCCTGTGCAAAGAATTGCGCCCGCAATTCAAAGGCCCGATTTTAATGCTCACCGCGCGCGATTCCGATGTGGATCAAGTATTGGGTTTGGAATATGGCGCCGACGATTATGTGATTAAACCGGCGGAGCCACGTGTATTGCTTGCCCGAATTCGCGCACTGCTGCGCCGCTATTACCAAAATGATCCGCGTGAACAGGAAGCCTTAAACTTTGGTGAATTGTGCATTCAGCCCACCGCACGTAAAGTATTATTGGCAGGGCAGGAAGTGGTGTTATCCAGTCATGAATACGATTTACTGCTCGCGCTCGCCGCGCAAGCGGGGCAAATTCTCAGTCGCGAATTTTTGTTTAACCATATATACAACCGCGAGTACGATGGCCTTGATCGCACTATCGATGTACGCATCTCACAATTGCGCAAAAAATTAAATGATAATCCCGATAACCCGACGCGCATCAAAACCATTTGGGGTAAGGGCTATTTATTTATTGCTGATGCCTGGCAATAA